A single Inediibacterium massiliense DNA region contains:
- a CDS encoding STM4011 family radical SAM protein, which yields MIENAKHLYYRGVLSSCNYTCYYCPFAKKKASSVEIERDQKALMRFCKTIENILFKERISIFFTPYGEAMTHPYYTKAMIQLAKLEKVRYISIQTNLSFDVNEFLDAIERSGVKKEKIKLWGSYHPTMVRAEEFAKKANQLSLQIDICVGMVALSKRAQEIRELKKYLSPDIYLWLNGQAKHKIHYSLEDLSEFKEIDPFFPFEMNTRTSFETCRSGSQSYFIEANGDILPCHMNKRPIGDFYSLEKNLKPFECHRKLCDCYLAYSNIKDIRMIRFFGNTLPVRIPQKRKYKAIFFDVDGTLTDSNGKISSSTEKVLKYLHGKVKLYFVTALPIEKVRKKCKSIWHLFQGGIFSNGTHVVDFQLEKDEFQMIPDKTLEKIPEKILKCNKLFFDRKPSGETLRVILPKKWATLWTEETKTYWVFDGIKAYRQSIDASKTKGVDMIRQWKLFKKEELLVVGNSHNDIPLFRDYPYSVAVLNASTSVRKEAYYQLNIDHLPYIISLEIVKGERT from the coding sequence ATGATAGAAAATGCAAAACATCTATATTATAGAGGCGTATTATCCTCTTGCAATTATACTTGTTATTATTGTCCTTTTGCCAAGAAAAAAGCTTCATCAGTGGAGATTGAAAGAGATCAAAAAGCACTTATGCGTTTTTGCAAAACTATAGAAAATATATTATTCAAAGAAAGAATCTCTATATTTTTTACTCCCTATGGAGAAGCCATGACTCATCCATATTATACGAAAGCTATGATTCAATTGGCTAAGCTTGAAAAAGTACGCTATATTAGTATTCAAACAAATTTAAGCTTTGATGTGAATGAATTTTTAGATGCTATTGAAAGATCAGGAGTAAAAAAAGAAAAAATAAAATTGTGGGGAAGTTATCATCCTACAATGGTTCGTGCTGAAGAGTTTGCTAAAAAGGCGAATCAATTATCTTTACAAATAGATATCTGTGTGGGTATGGTTGCACTATCGAAAAGGGCACAAGAAATTAGGGAGCTAAAAAAATATCTATCCCCTGATATTTATCTTTGGCTCAATGGTCAAGCAAAGCACAAAATTCACTATAGCTTAGAAGATCTATCTGAGTTCAAAGAGATTGATCCTTTTTTTCCTTTTGAGATGAATACGCGTACTTCTTTTGAGACATGCCGATCAGGTAGTCAGAGTTATTTTATAGAGGCAAATGGAGATATTTTACCATGTCATATGAACAAACGCCCTATTGGTGATTTTTATAGTTTAGAAAAAAATTTGAAGCCTTTTGAATGTCATAGAAAACTATGTGATTGTTATTTGGCGTATTCAAATATTAAAGATATTCGTATGATAAGATTTTTTGGAAACACATTACCTGTTCGTATACCACAAAAAAGAAAATACAAAGCTATTTTTTTTGATGTAGATGGGACACTGACAGACTCTAATGGAAAGATATCCTCTAGTACAGAGAAAGTATTAAAATACCTTCATGGTAAAGTAAAGCTCTATTTTGTTACAGCTTTACCTATAGAAAAGGTTAGAAAAAAATGCAAAAGTATTTGGCATCTTTTTCAAGGGGGTATCTTTTCGAATGGTACACACGTAGTAGACTTTCAACTAGAAAAAGATGAATTCCAGATGATTCCAGATAAAACTTTAGAGAAAATACCAGAAAAAATCTTAAAATGTAACAAACTTTTTTTTGATCGAAAACCTTCTGGTGAAACTCTTAGAGTAATACTGCCCAAAAAGTGGGCTACTTTATGGACAGAAGAAACTAAAACCTATTGGGTATTTGATGGAATCAAAGCTTATAGACAGAGTATAGATGCTAGCAAAACTAAAGGGGTAGATATGATTAGACAGTGGAAATTATTTAAAAAGGAAGAACTGTTAGTGGTAGGTAATAGCCATAACGATATTCCACTTTTTAGAGACTATCCTTATTCAGTAGCAGTTTTAAATGCATCAACTTCTGTGAGAAAAGAAGCCTATTATCAGCTAAACATAGATCATTTGCCTTATATTATTAGTTTAGAAATTGTAAAAGGAGAGAGAACGTGA
- a CDS encoding STM4015 family protein: MTSSKKYFYDYEDYEDGDKDASTLIEEILEDEDLEDIKELIIGCWGEVYDESAQQVIDGIVENKEKFQHIESLFVGDMSYEECEVSWIIQGNYNSLLKALPNLKKLTIKGSSELQLGELSHENLEDLEIICGGLPQNVLKEIATCHLPNIKKLNLYLGVENYGFDGDIKDIQEIVKNPYLQKLEYLGLGNSEIQDQVVEAVLNSSIIKNLKVLDFSNGTLSDKGAQILLDHADELSHLELLDLHYHYISDDYITKLKKLPINMDLSEQNECDYYEYKGETYMEMYPMLTE; encoded by the coding sequence ATGACAAGTTCAAAAAAATATTTCTATGATTATGAGGACTATGAAGATGGTGATAAAGATGCTAGTACTTTAATAGAAGAAATTTTAGAGGATGAAGATTTAGAAGATATTAAAGAATTAATCATTGGATGCTGGGGAGAGGTTTATGACGAGTCAGCACAACAAGTCATAGATGGTATAGTAGAAAACAAAGAAAAATTTCAACATATAGAATCTTTGTTTGTAGGTGATATGAGTTATGAAGAATGTGAAGTATCATGGATTATCCAGGGAAATTATAATAGTTTACTAAAAGCCCTTCCAAATCTAAAAAAATTGACTATAAAGGGAAGTAGTGAATTACAATTAGGTGAGCTTTCACATGAAAATTTAGAAGATTTAGAAATTATTTGTGGTGGATTGCCTCAAAATGTATTAAAGGAAATAGCTACATGTCATTTACCTAACATTAAAAAATTAAACTTGTATTTAGGTGTAGAAAATTATGGATTTGATGGAGACATCAAAGATATTCAAGAAATTGTAAAAAATCCATATTTACAAAAACTAGAATATTTAGGACTTGGAAATAGTGAAATACAAGATCAAGTGGTAGAAGCTGTTTTAAATAGTTCTATTATTAAAAATTTAAAAGTCTTAGATTTTTCAAATGGAACTTTATCTGATAAAGGAGCACAAATACTATTAGATCATGCAGATGAATTAAGTCATTTAGAACTCCTAGATTTACATTATCATTATATTAGTGATGACTACATAACAAAATTAAAAAAATTACCAATCAATATGGATTTAAGCGAACAAAATGAATGTGATTACTATGAATATAAGGGTGAAACTTATATGGAAATGTATCCGATGCTAACGGAGTAG
- a CDS encoding DUF5713 family protein has translation MYKDPYYPTFLVDKIKVLIQEVEQFIEKGNKSLEEIQEKLDDMTLGINALEEEFDENNSEIETCARETIADTVYNMLQYYKIGIDIETAIRERSW, from the coding sequence ATGTATAAAGACCCTTATTATCCAACATTTTTAGTAGATAAAATTAAAGTGCTAATTCAAGAAGTAGAACAATTTATAGAAAAAGGAAATAAATCATTAGAAGAAATTCAAGAAAAACTAGATGATATGACTTTAGGGATCAATGCATTAGAAGAAGAGTTTGACGAAAATAATAGTGAAATAGAAACTTGTGCAAGAGAAACTATTGCAGATACAGTCTACAATATGCTTCAATATTATAAAATAGGTATTGATATAGAAACAGCAATAAGAGAAAGATCTTGGTAA
- a CDS encoding STM4014 family protein gives MKIHLIGLKDTKRYTYFLKACNTMEANLEFWDIHSSLAPFIKAYSLEDVVKIDPPHYKTSNVNELNSLVQNYKSQLDLLASIDSLKFMNTPQAIWNTLDKKTCKEILERSNIPTTPRIPKEFISLEELKQYMLDHKIYNVFIKPRFGSGAAGVMAYRLRPKWGEEILQTCLTKVEEHYNNTKKIRKIKDKTIIKELIDFILSQDAIVERWIPKPKVGDIVYDLRAVYQFGKLDYLLARGAKDLAITNLHLNNHALELKALNLSDENLSDMESICKEAISKIPGLHSVGIDLILSIKNKKPMIIEMNGQGDLLYKDIYNDNNIYKNQVQYLKNI, from the coding sequence ATGAAAATACATCTTATTGGGCTAAAAGATACCAAAAGATATACTTACTTTTTAAAAGCTTGTAATACTATGGAAGCCAATCTAGAATTTTGGGATATTCATTCTAGCTTGGCCCCTTTTATAAAAGCTTATAGTTTAGAAGATGTGGTAAAGATTGATCCTCCACATTATAAAACAAGTAATGTAAACGAATTGAATAGTTTAGTTCAAAACTATAAAAGTCAATTAGATTTATTAGCATCTATCGATTCTTTAAAGTTTATGAATACACCACAAGCTATTTGGAATACGTTAGATAAAAAAACATGTAAAGAGATTTTGGAGAGGTCAAATATTCCTACTACTCCTAGAATACCTAAAGAATTTATAAGCTTAGAAGAATTGAAACAATATATGCTAGATCATAAAATATACAATGTATTTATTAAACCTAGATTTGGTTCAGGAGCAGCGGGAGTGATGGCTTATCGGCTACGGCCTAAATGGGGGGAGGAAATCCTTCAGACTTGTCTTACAAAAGTAGAAGAACATTATAATAATACAAAAAAAATTCGAAAAATTAAAGATAAAACTATCATCAAGGAACTGATTGATTTTATCCTGTCACAAGATGCTATTGTAGAAAGATGGATTCCAAAACCTAAAGTAGGAGATATAGTCTATGATTTAAGGGCTGTTTATCAGTTTGGAAAGCTTGATTATCTTTTAGCCAGAGGGGCTAAAGATTTAGCGATTACCAATTTACATCTTAATAATCATGCATTAGAATTAAAGGCATTAAACTTAAGTGATGAAAATTTATCAGATATGGAATCTATTTGTAAGGAGGCAATCTCTAAAATACCAGGACTTCATAGTGTGGGTATTGATCTGATCCTTAGTATAAAAAATAAAAAGCCTATGATTATTGAAATGAATGGTCAAGGAGATTTGCTGTACAAAGACATTTATAATGACAATAACATCTATAAAAATCAAGTGCAATATTTAAAAAACATATGA
- a CDS encoding STM4013/SEN3800 family hydrolase, with the protein MTKISNEVPKKVIGDPKRAQYTVNMNEIVGSHDILFVCLDTLRYDVAYDQQEKGNTPVLNQYGKWIKCHAPGNYTFPSHVAMFAGALPTRAEPIPLFEREKLFMPKDFSASLKTNPNAFLFEGASFVEGLANIGYETICIGGVGFFNKRTPMNSVLPNLFQKSYWHPSFSCHMPKSFENQLDFIEKKLMKYDADQRIFMYVNIDSIHYPNSFYLEGAKEDNIETHGAALRYVDSHLGRLFNMFKKRGKTFVIACSDHGSCYGEDGYHFHCLSHEIVYTVPYKHFFLEEDNE; encoded by the coding sequence GTGACCAAAATAAGTAATGAAGTACCTAAAAAAGTAATTGGTGATCCCAAAAGAGCCCAATATACAGTAAACATGAATGAAATTGTTGGAAGTCATGATATCTTATTTGTTTGTCTTGATACATTAAGGTATGATGTGGCTTATGACCAGCAGGAAAAGGGAAATACACCTGTTCTCAATCAATATGGCAAGTGGATTAAATGTCATGCCCCAGGTAATTATACGTTTCCATCTCATGTAGCTATGTTTGCAGGAGCATTACCTACTCGTGCAGAGCCAATTCCTCTATTTGAAAGAGAAAAACTCTTTATGCCCAAAGATTTTTCAGCTAGTCTTAAAACGAATCCAAATGCTTTCTTATTTGAAGGGGCTAGTTTTGTAGAAGGGTTAGCCAATATAGGATATGAAACCATCTGTATTGGTGGAGTAGGTTTTTTCAACAAAAGAACTCCAATGAACTCTGTATTGCCAAATTTGTTTCAAAAAAGTTATTGGCATCCTTCTTTTAGCTGTCATATGCCCAAAAGTTTTGAAAACCAACTAGACTTTATAGAGAAGAAATTAATGAAATATGATGCTGATCAGAGGATTTTTATGTATGTAAACATTGACAGCATACATTATCCAAACAGTTTTTATTTAGAGGGGGCAAAGGAAGATAATATAGAAACTCATGGAGCAGCTCTGCGTTATGTAGATTCTCATTTGGGTAGATTGTTTAATATGTTTAAAAAGAGAGGGAAAACATTTGTTATAGCTTGCTCGGATCACGGTAGTTGCTATGGAGAAGATGGATACCACTTTCATTGTCTATCTCATGAGATTGTATACACAGTTCCTTATAAACATTTTTTCTTAGAGGAAGATAATGAATAA
- a CDS encoding STM4012 family radical SAM protein has translation MNNIYKQYMYSYPHKTAYEYIKKLNLSEYNFNLKNQNIGLYYHIPFCDSKCGYCNLFSIPSKNEDRIEQYIEAILRHSQQLKQTLDLSEIHFDSLVFGGGTPLILSIKQLDKLFELGVKSYGIKLKEDFIGIETSPNQTTTEKLSYLKQMEMNRISIGVQSFVQKELDILERHHSAVMAEKALNFIKNEKFPILNIDLIYGIPGQTIKTLLYSAEKALQYKPEEIFVYPLYQQTNTRIYGKFHIDRRLQYELYQEITLYLKANGYHQISMRRFVKQKPDHEKSCGFENMIALGCGGRTYLDHLHYCEPYTAESKACIKSLDNYIKKEDFFENLSIYELSKEERQRRYVIKNLLHYRGIHKSEYEELFGTHLIKDYPMILEFCKKGWIIQDKDCIHLTQDGMGLSDYIGPMFMSSEVMEKMETYYHDRKCKTSIL, from the coding sequence ATGAATAATATTTATAAGCAATATATGTACAGTTATCCTCATAAAACTGCTTATGAGTATATAAAGAAATTGAATCTATCAGAATACAATTTTAACCTTAAAAATCAAAACATAGGACTATATTATCATATTCCATTTTGTGACAGCAAATGTGGGTATTGCAATCTATTTTCAATACCTTCAAAAAATGAGGATAGAATAGAGCAATATATAGAAGCTATCCTAAGACATAGCCAACAATTAAAGCAAACTTTAGATTTATCAGAAATCCATTTTGATTCTTTGGTTTTTGGTGGTGGGACTCCATTGATTTTAAGTATCAAACAGCTAGATAAGCTTTTTGAATTAGGGGTTAAGAGCTATGGAATCAAATTAAAAGAAGATTTTATTGGTATTGAAACTTCTCCTAACCAGACAACAACTGAAAAATTAAGTTATTTAAAACAAATGGAAATGAATCGCATTAGCATTGGTGTTCAGTCTTTTGTACAAAAGGAACTAGATATCCTTGAGCGTCATCATAGTGCTGTGATGGCAGAAAAGGCATTGAATTTTATTAAAAATGAAAAATTTCCTATTTTAAATATAGATTTGATTTACGGCATACCAGGACAAACCATTAAAACTTTACTTTATTCAGCTGAAAAAGCTCTACAATATAAACCAGAAGAAATATTTGTCTATCCCTTATATCAACAAACTAACACTAGAATCTATGGAAAATTCCATATAGATAGAAGACTTCAATATGAGCTCTATCAAGAGATTACATTATATTTAAAGGCCAATGGCTATCACCAAATTTCTATGAGAAGATTTGTAAAACAAAAGCCAGATCATGAAAAGAGTTGTGGTTTTGAAAATATGATTGCCCTAGGCTGTGGGGGTAGAACTTATTTAGATCATTTGCATTATTGTGAGCCCTATACAGCAGAATCAAAAGCTTGTATAAAATCTTTGGATAACTATATAAAAAAAGAGGACTTTTTTGAAAATTTATCTATATATGAGTTATCTAAAGAGGAAAGGCAAAGACGCTATGTAATTAAAAATCTTTTGCACTATAGGGGAATTCATAAAAGTGAATATGAAGAGTTATTTGGTACTCACCTTATTAAAGATTATCCTATGATTTTAGAATTTTGTAAAAAGGGATGGATCATACAAGACAAAGATTGTATTCATCTTACTCAAGACGGAATGGGATTATCCGATTATATAGGGCCTATGTTTATGTCTAGTGAAGTTATGGAGAAAATGGAGACATACTATCATGATAGAAAATGCAAAACATCTATATTATAG